A region of Sugiyamaella lignohabitans strain CBS 10342 chromosome A, complete sequence DNA encodes the following proteins:
- the CDC48 gene encoding AAA family ATPase CDC48 (AAA ATPase; subunit of polyubiquitin-selective segregase complex involved in ERAD, cell wall integrity during heat stress, mitotic spindle disassembly; subunit of complex involved in mitochondria-associated degradation; role in mobilizing membrane bound transcription factors by regulated ubiquitin/proteasome-dependent processing, in macroautophagy, PMN, RAD, ribophagy, homotypic ER membrane fusion, disassembly of Met30p from SCF complex, functional ortholog of human p97/VCP; GO_component: GO:0034098 - Cdc48p-Npl4p-Ufd1p AAA ATPase complex [Evidence IDA] [PMID 11598205]; GO_component: GO:0034098 - Cdc48p-Npl4p-Ufd1p AAA ATPase complex [Evidence IDA] [PMID 11733065]; GO_component: GO:0036266 - Cdc48p-Npl4p-Vms1p AAA ATPase complex [Evidence IDA] [PMID 21070972]; GO_component: GO:0000837 - Doa10p ubiquitin ligase complex [Evidence IDA] [PMID 16873066]; GO_component: GO:0000839 - Hrd1p ubiquitin ligase ERAD-L complex [Evidence IDA] [PMID 16873065]; GO_component: GO:0000839 - Hrd1p ubiquitin ligase ERAD-L complex [Evidence IDA] [PMID 16873066]; GO_component: GO:1990112 - RQC complex [Evidence IDA] [PMID 23178123]; GO_component: GO:0005829 - cytosol [Evidence IDA] [PMID 15910746]; GO_component: GO:0022625 - cytosolic large ribosomal subunit [Evidence IDA] [PMID 23479637]; GO_component: GO:0005783 - endoplasmic reticulum [Evidence IEA,IEA]; GO_component: GO:0005789 - endoplasmic reticulum membrane [Evidence IDA] [PMID 15910746]; GO_component: GO:0043231 - intracellular membrane-bounded organelle [Evidence IEA,IEA]; GO_component: GO:0043332 - mating projection tip [Evidence IDA] [PMID 19053807]; GO_component: GO:0005739 - mitochondrion [Evidence IDA] [PMID 21070972]; GO_component: GO:0005634 - nucleus [Evidence IDA] [PMID 9436996]; GO_function: GO:0005524 - ATP binding [Evidence IEA,IEA]; GO_function: GO:0016887 - ATPase activity [Evidence IDA] [PMID 7492595]; GO_function: GO:0016787 - hydrolase activity [Evidence IEA]; GO_function: GO:0017111 - nucleoside-triphosphatase activity [Evidence IEA]; GO_function: GO:0000166 - nucleotide binding [Evidence IEA,IEA]; GO_function: GO:0008599 - protein phosphatase type 1 regulator activity [Evidence IMP] [PMID 23418575]; GO_function: GO:0043130 - ubiquitin binding [Evidence IDA] [PMID 11733065]; GO_process: GO:0071712 - ER-associated misfolded protein catabolic process [Evidence IMP] [PMID 11740563]; GO_process: GO:0071712 - ER-associated misfolded protein catabolic process [Evidence IMP] [PMID 11813000]; GO_process: GO:0030433 - ER-associated ubiquitin-dependent protein catabolic process [Evidence IMP] [PMID 11739805]; GO_process: GO:0030433 - ER-associated ubiquitin-dependent protein catabolic process [Evidence IMP] [PMID 11756557]; GO_process: GO:1990171 - SCF complex disassembly in response to cadmium stress [Evidence IMP] [PMID 23000173]; GO_process: GO:0007049 - cell cycle [Evidence IEA]; GO_process: GO:0071629 - cytoplasm-associated proteasomal ubiquitin-dependent protein catabolic process [Evidence IMP] [PMID 18812321]; GO_process: GO:0016320 - endoplasmic reticulum membrane fusion [Evidence IMP] [PMID 7553849]; GO_process: GO:0016236 - macroautophagy [Evidence IMP] [PMID 20855502]; GO_process: GO:0072671 - mitochondria-associated ubiquitin-dependent protein catabolic process [Evidence IMP] [PMID 21070972]; GO_process: GO:0051228 - mitotic spindle disassembly [Evidence IMP] [PMID 14636562]; GO_process: GO:0070651 - nonfunctional rRNA decay [Evidence IMP] [PMID 22505030]; GO_process: GO:0071630 - nucleus-associated proteasomal ubiquitin-dependent protein catabolic process [Evidence IMP] [PMID 22718752]; GO_process: GO:0034727 - piecemeal microautophagy of nucleus [Evidence IMP] [PMID 20855502]; GO_process: GO:1900182 - positive regulation of protein localization to nucleus [Evidence IMP] [PMID 11598205]; GO_process: GO:1900182 - positive regulation of protein localization to nucleus [Evidence IMP] [PMID 11733065]; GO_process: GO:0043161 - proteasome-mediated ubiquitin-dependent protein catabolic process [Evidence IMP] [PMID 20206597]; GO_process: GO:0015031 - protein transport [Evidence IEA]; GO_process: GO:0030970 - retrograde protein transport, ER to cytosol [Evidence IMP] [PMID 11740563]; GO_process: GO:0034517 - ribophagy [Evidence IMP] [PMID 20508643]; GO_process: GO:1990116 - ribosome-associated ubiquitin-dependent protein catabolic process [Evidence IMP] [PMID 23358411]; GO_process: GO:1990116 - ribosome-associated ubiquitin-dependent protein catabolic process [Evidence IMP] [PMID 23479637]; GO_process: GO:0031134 - sister chromatid biorientation [Evidence IMP] [PMID 20483956]; GO_process: GO:0006810 - transport [Evidence IEA]), with protein MSEDASHAHHHDKKPNLVDASGKEESKEDATATAILRRKKKDNALVVEDATNDDNSVISLSPNTMDLLQLFRGDTVLVKGKKRKDTVLIVLKGRFVHGTRWYETGGVQGCGCGSR; from the exons ATGTCAGAAGACGCATCACACGCCCACCACCACGACAAGAAACCCAATCTTGTCGATGCCTCTGGCAAAGAGGAGTCGAAAGAAGATGCCACAGCCACGGCCATTTTGCGCcgcaagaagaaagacaaCGCTCTTGTCGTCGAAGATGCCACCAACGACGACAATTCGGTGATCTCGCTGTCGCCCAACACCATGGACCTGCTGCAACTGTTCCGCGGCGACACTGTCCTCGTCAAGGGCAAGAAGCGCAAGGACACAGTTCTCATTGTCCTT AAAGGGCGATTTGTTCACGGTACGCGGTGGTATGAGACAGGTGGAGTTCAAGGTTGTGGATGTGGATCCCGCTGA
- the CDC48 gene encoding AAA family ATPase CDC48 (AAA ATPase; subunit of polyubiquitin-selective segregase complex involved in ERAD, cell wall integrity during heat stress, mitotic spindle disassembly; subunit of complex involved in mitochondria-associated degradation; role in mobilizing membrane bound transcription factors by regulated ubiquitin/proteasome-dependent processing, in macroautophagy, PMN, RAD, ribophagy, homotypic ER membrane fusion, disassembly of Met30p from SCF complex, functional ortholog of human p97/VCP; GO_component: GO:0034098 - Cdc48p-Npl4p-Ufd1p AAA ATPase complex [Evidence IDA] [PMID 11598205]; GO_component: GO:0034098 - Cdc48p-Npl4p-Ufd1p AAA ATPase complex [Evidence IDA] [PMID 11733065]; GO_component: GO:0036266 - Cdc48p-Npl4p-Vms1p AAA ATPase complex [Evidence IDA] [PMID 21070972]; GO_component: GO:0000837 - Doa10p ubiquitin ligase complex [Evidence IDA] [PMID 16873066]; GO_component: GO:0000839 - Hrd1p ubiquitin ligase ERAD-L complex [Evidence IDA] [PMID 16873065]; GO_component: GO:0000839 - Hrd1p ubiquitin ligase ERAD-L complex [Evidence IDA] [PMID 16873066]; GO_component: GO:1990112 - RQC complex [Evidence IDA] [PMID 23178123]; GO_component: GO:0005829 - cytosol [Evidence IDA] [PMID 15910746]; GO_component: GO:0022625 - cytosolic large ribosomal subunit [Evidence IDA] [PMID 23479637]; GO_component: GO:0005783 - endoplasmic reticulum [Evidence IEA,IEA]; GO_component: GO:0005789 - endoplasmic reticulum membrane [Evidence IDA] [PMID 15910746]; GO_component: GO:0043231 - intracellular membrane-bounded organelle [Evidence IEA,IEA]; GO_component: GO:0043332 - mating projection tip [Evidence IDA] [PMID 19053807]; GO_component: GO:0005739 - mitochondrion [Evidence IDA] [PMID 21070972]; GO_component: GO:0005634 - nucleus [Evidence IDA] [PMID 9436996]; GO_function: GO:0005524 - ATP binding [Evidence IEA,IEA]; GO_function: GO:0016887 - ATPase activity [Evidence IDA] [PMID 7492595]; GO_function: GO:0016787 - hydrolase activity [Evidence IEA]; GO_function: GO:0017111 - nucleoside-triphosphatase activity [Evidence IEA]; GO_function: GO:0000166 - nucleotide binding [Evidence IEA,IEA]; GO_function: GO:0008599 - protein phosphatase type 1 regulator activity [Evidence IMP] [PMID 23418575]; GO_function: GO:0043130 - ubiquitin binding [Evidence IDA] [PMID 11733065]; GO_process: GO:0071712 - ER-associated misfolded protein catabolic process [Evidence IMP] [PMID 11740563]; GO_process: GO:0071712 - ER-associated misfolded protein catabolic process [Evidence IMP] [PMID 11813000]; GO_process: GO:0030433 - ER-associated ubiquitin-dependent protein catabolic process [Evidence IMP] [PMID 11739805]; GO_process: GO:0030433 - ER-associated ubiquitin-dependent protein catabolic process [Evidence IMP] [PMID 11756557]; GO_process: GO:1990171 - SCF complex disassembly in response to cadmium stress [Evidence IMP] [PMID 23000173]; GO_process: GO:0007049 - cell cycle [Evidence IEA]; GO_process: GO:0071629 - cytoplasm-associated proteasomal ubiquitin-dependent protein catabolic process [Evidence IMP] [PMID 18812321]; GO_process: GO:0016320 - endoplasmic reticulum membrane fusion [Evidence IMP] [PMID 7553849]; GO_process: GO:0016236 - macroautophagy [Evidence IMP] [PMID 20855502]; GO_process: GO:0072671 - mitochondria-associated ubiquitin-dependent protein catabolic process [Evidence IMP] [PMID 21070972]; GO_process: GO:0051228 - mitotic spindle disassembly [Evidence IMP] [PMID 14636562]; GO_process: GO:0070651 - nonfunctional rRNA decay [Evidence IMP] [PMID 22505030]; GO_process: GO:0071630 - nucleus-associated proteasomal ubiquitin-dependent protein catabolic process [Evidence IMP] [PMID 22718752]; GO_process: GO:0034727 - piecemeal microautophagy of nucleus [Evidence IMP] [PMID 20855502]; GO_process: GO:1900182 - positive regulation of protein localization to nucleus [Evidence IMP] [PMID 11598205]; GO_process: GO:1900182 - positive regulation of protein localization to nucleus [Evidence IMP] [PMID 11733065]; GO_process: GO:0043161 - proteasome-mediated ubiquitin-dependent protein catabolic process [Evidence IMP] [PMID 20206597]; GO_process: GO:0015031 - protein transport [Evidence IEA]; GO_process: GO:0030970 - retrograde protein transport, ER to cytosol [Evidence IMP] [PMID 11740563]; GO_process: GO:0034517 - ribophagy [Evidence IMP] [PMID 20508643]; GO_process: GO:1990116 - ribosome-associated ubiquitin-dependent protein catabolic process [Evidence IMP] [PMID 23358411]; GO_process: GO:1990116 - ribosome-associated ubiquitin-dependent protein catabolic process [Evidence IMP] [PMID 23479637]; GO_process: GO:0031134 - sister chromatid biorientation [Evidence IMP] [PMID 20483956]; GO_process: GO:0006810 - transport [Evidence IEA]) yields MAQIRELVELPLRHPQLFKSIGIKPPRGILMFGPPGTGKTLMARAVANETGAFFFLINGPEIMSKMAGESESNLRKAFEEAEKNAPAIIFIDEIDSIAPKRDKTNGEVERRVVSQLLTLMDGMKARANVVVIAATNRPNSIDPALRRFGRFDREVDIGIPDPTGRLEILRIHTKNMKLADDVDLEAIASETHGYVGSDLASLCSEAAMQQIREKMDLIDLEEETIDAEVLDSLGVTMENFRFALGISNPSALRETVVQSVNVTWDDVGGLDKIKQELKETVEYPVLHPEMYTKFGLSPSKGVLFYGPPGTGKTLLAKAVATEVSANFISVKGPELLSMWFGESESNIRDIFDKARAAAPCVVFLDELDSIAKSRGGSVGDSGGADRVVNQLLTEMDGMNAKKNVFVIGATNRPDQIDPALLRPGRLDQLIYVPLPDEEGRLSILSAQLRKTPLEPGLDLREIARSTNGFSGADLSYIVQRSAKFAIKDSIEASIAASRNGGDESGAADAGAEDDVAMEDPVPFITREHFEEAMKTASRSVSDSELRRYEAYAQQLRTSRGTATFRFSGAAADSSSGAPGGAAVGAEGEDDDLYS; encoded by the coding sequence ATGGCTCAGATCCGTGAGCTTGTTGAACTGCCTCTGCGTCATCCTCAACTGTTTAAGAGTATCGGTATTAAACCTCCTAGAGGTATTCTGATGTTTGGTCctcctggtactggtaagacTTTGATGGCCCGTGCCGTGGCTAATGAGACTGGagcatttttctttttgattAATGGTCCAGAGATTATGAGTAAAATGGCCGGTGAGTCGGAGAGTAATCTGCGAAAGGCATTTGAAGAGGCCGAGAAAAACGCTCCCgccattattttcattgatgAGATCGATTCCATTGCTCCTAAGAGAGACAAGACTAATGGAGAGGTCGAGCGAAGAGTCGTTTCGCAATTGCTGACTTTGATGGACGGAATGAAGGCCCGTGCTAATGTGGTGGTGATTGCTGCTACTAACCGACCCAACTCGATTGATCCTGCTCTTCGTAGATTTGGCCGTTTTGATCGTGAGGTCGATATTGGTATTCCCGATCCAACTGGCCGTTTGGAGATTCTGAGAATTCATACCAAGAACATGAAACTGGCTGATGATGTCGATTTGGAGGCTATTGCCAGTGAGACTCACGGTTATGTGGGTTCGGATTTGGCCTCGTTGTGTTCAGAAGCCGCTATGCAACAGATTCGTGAGAAGATGGATCTGATTGATTTGGAGGAGGAGACGATTGATGCCGAGGTGTTGGATAGTCTGGGAGTTACAATGGAGAATTTCCGATTTGCACTTGGTATTTCGAACCCATCGGCCCTTCGTGAGACTGTGGTTCAAAGTGTCAATGTCACTTGGGACGATGTTGGAGGTCTTGATAAGATCAAGCAGGAGCTCAAGGAGACTGTCGAGTATCCAGTTTTGCACCCCGAGATGTATACCAAGTTTGGTTTGTCTCCATCAAAGGGAGTTCTCTTTTACGGACctcctggtactggtaagacCTTGCTTGCCAAGGCCGTGGCCACTGAGGTGTCTGCCAATTTCATTTCCGTTAAAGGACCCGAGTTGTTATCCATGTGGTTTGGAGAGTCGGAGTCCAATATTCGAGATATCTTTGACAAGGCCcgtgctgctgctccatGTGTTGTTTTCCTTGATGAGTTGGATTCCATTGCCAAGTCGAGAGGTGGATCCGTGGGCGATTCCGGCGGTGCTGACCGTGTTGTGAACCAATTGCTGACCGAGATGGACGGTATGAATGCCAAGAAGAACGTGTTTGTGATTGGTGCTACCAACCGACCTGATCAAATCGACCCTGCTTTGTTGAGACCCGGTCGTTTGGACCAGTTGATTTACGTTCCTCTTCCTGATGAAGAGGGTCGTTTGTCGATTCTGTCTGCTCAACTCCGTAAGACTCCTTTGGAGCCTGGTCTTGATTTGCGGGAAATCGCCCGTTCTACCAACGGATTCTCGGGTGCCGATTTGTCGTATATTGTTCAAAGATCGGCCAAGTTTGCCATTAAAGACAGTATCGAGGCCAGTATTGCTGCCAGTCGTAACGGAGGCGACGAGtccggtgctgctgatgccgGTGCTGAAGACGATGTCGCTATGGAGGACCCCGTTCCATTCATCACCAGAGAGCACTTTGAGGAGGCCATGAAGACCGCCTCGCGTTCTGTCAGCGACTCGGAACTCCGCCGTTACGAAGCCTATGCTCAACAACTCCGTACCTCCAGAGGAACTGCCACTTTCCGATTTAGCGGTGCCGCTGCCGACTCTTCAAGCGGTGCTcccggtggtgctgctgtcgGTGCCGAAGGTGAGGATGACGACCTCTACAGCTAA